Proteins encoded together in one Rossellomorea sp. y25 window:
- a CDS encoding YhgE/Pip domain-containing protein yields MMMRKKQLRYSALALMLFLPSFLSVPAQAAMEGKVTSKDEVVYATLDAAGDLDSIYVVNTFEVARAGKILDYGEFSSVKNLTDLKKLELEGQKVEVDAPEGKFTYQGNMKEDTKLPWDVKVSYSLDGKKMDPSQLAGKSGHLEINIDTAENKNAGTVFYENYLLQVSLNLPNTYENIEAADGMVANAGKNKQITFTVMPGKEKKLSVEADVVDFEFEGVQIAAVPSTLPIDTTGTENMTDDMSELSGAIGKLNTGVADLKNGVSQLNDGASSLRDGSAQYKNGISELNGSSSQIVGASNSIGDALRTINQSLAANPAEMDLSALNELPAGLAQLADGLTQAANGLSTLQKNYSSAYAALDGAMAGIPSSELSEEEIAALYESGAEPQVVDKLVESHQAAQKVKGTYASVKEAFAAVEPTLNQVSGSVNEMSGQLTSISNNLSASLKETDMSGFAQLQKGLGELSANYGDFHSGLVRYTKGVGQLSTSYGKLHSGIAELAGGTNELEDGVADLHSGTSKLHQETKNLPDKMQEEINKMMAEYDKSDFKPVSFVSSKNEKVSSVQFVIKTESIEKEERETKKAVPKKEKGFWDLLMDLFK; encoded by the coding sequence ATGATGATGAGAAAAAAACAATTACGCTATTCTGCACTCGCATTGATGCTATTCTTGCCTTCATTTCTTAGTGTACCCGCCCAAGCGGCAATGGAAGGAAAGGTCACTTCGAAGGATGAAGTCGTGTACGCGACATTGGACGCAGCTGGAGACCTGGATTCGATCTATGTCGTGAATACCTTCGAGGTAGCTCGTGCCGGAAAGATCCTCGATTACGGGGAATTCAGCAGCGTCAAGAATCTGACGGATCTGAAGAAGCTTGAGCTGGAGGGGCAGAAGGTTGAAGTGGATGCCCCTGAAGGAAAGTTCACGTATCAAGGAAACATGAAAGAAGATACAAAGTTACCATGGGATGTGAAGGTATCATATAGCTTGGATGGGAAGAAAATGGATCCATCACAACTTGCAGGAAAAAGCGGACATCTAGAAATCAATATCGATACTGCTGAAAATAAGAATGCAGGTACCGTATTTTATGAAAATTATTTATTGCAGGTTTCCCTGAACCTGCCGAATACGTATGAGAACATCGAAGCGGCAGACGGAATGGTGGCGAATGCTGGGAAGAATAAGCAAATCACCTTTACCGTCATGCCTGGAAAAGAGAAAAAGCTAAGCGTGGAAGCGGATGTAGTGGACTTTGAGTTCGAAGGAGTTCAAATTGCGGCTGTCCCTTCCACACTCCCAATCGATACGACGGGAACAGAAAATATGACCGATGACATGTCGGAGCTATCTGGTGCCATCGGGAAGCTAAATACCGGGGTGGCCGACCTGAAAAATGGTGTGTCCCAATTGAACGATGGGGCATCGAGCCTGCGTGATGGTTCGGCTCAATATAAAAATGGCATCAGTGAATTGAACGGTTCTTCGTCTCAAATTGTCGGAGCCTCGAATTCTATCGGCGATGCACTGCGAACCATCAATCAGTCACTGGCTGCGAATCCTGCCGAAATGGATTTATCAGCTTTGAATGAGCTGCCGGCTGGTTTGGCACAATTGGCAGATGGCCTGACACAAGCCGCGAATGGGTTATCGACCCTGCAGAAGAACTATTCTTCAGCCTACGCTGCATTGGACGGTGCGATGGCGGGAATCCCTTCTTCCGAGCTCTCGGAAGAAGAGATTGCCGCATTATATGAAAGCGGAGCGGAGCCGCAGGTAGTGGATAAACTGGTGGAGTCCCATCAAGCTGCGCAAAAAGTGAAGGGGACCTATGCAAGCGTCAAGGAAGCCTTCGCTGCCGTGGAACCAACCTTGAATCAGGTGAGTGGTTCCGTCAACGAGATGAGCGGACAGCTGACGTCTATCTCGAATAATCTGTCTGCATCCTTGAAAGAAACGGATATGAGCGGGTTTGCTCAGCTGCAAAAAGGACTGGGTGAACTGTCCGCCAACTACGGCGACTTCCACTCCGGACTGGTCCGCTATACAAAAGGCGTGGGTCAGTTATCCACTTCTTACGGGAAGCTTCACTCCGGCATTGCTGAACTGGCTGGAGGAACAAACGAATTAGAAGATGGAGTCGCAGATCTTCACAGTGGAACGAGCAAATTGCATCAGGAAACGAAAAACCTTCCTGACAAAATGCAAGAGGAAATCAATAAGATGATGGCTGAATACGATAAATCGGACTTCAAGCCTGTATCCTTCGTTTCCTCCAAGAACGAAAAAGTATCTTCCGTGCAATTTGTGATCAAGACAGAAAGCATTGAAAAAGAAGAAAGAGAAACAAAGAAGGCAGTGCCTAAGAAAGAAAAAGGGTTTTGGGATCTGCTGATGGATTTGTTTAAATAA
- a CDS encoding MMPL family transporter, with the protein MINLAAWIIKHKKAVLIAFMLVTILSTVAQFFVKVNYNMVDYLPDDAQSTQAMDIMEKEFTGDVPDTRVMVTGVTIQEALEFKEKLENIDGVSDVIWLDDMVDLKTPLEVADKETVENYYNDQNALFSISVATGDEVRITDEIYELIGSDGAIAGEAANTASSQKMAGSESMYAGMLLVPLIILILVVSTTSWIEPLFFLTAIGVSVLINLGTNIFLGEVSFVTQSVAPILQLAVSLDYAVFLLHSFSDYRKVTDDPEEAMKLAMKKSFPAITASAATTFFGFIALTFMEFQIGSDLGVNLVKGIVLSFISVMVFLPALTLVFYKWMDKTKHKSFVPSFAGIGNKVLKLKVPSLIFVFAILVPAFLGQTNTSFIYGSGEQPENTRVGSDFKKVEETFGETTPIVLLVPKGDTAKEKELVEDIESLDYVTGVMAYVNQVGSEIPPEYLDKSITDEFYSENYSRIVINTNQGTEGEVPFSIVEKVEEAAADYYGDKALALGESVTLYDIKNTVKKDNVVVNVLTVVTIALVLLFSFKSITIPVVLLITIEAAVWINLSIPYFTNTPLVFVGYLIISTVQLAATVDYGILFTEAYTHYRKEMPAKEAMVRTLDEKTFSISISAAILSSVGFILWITSSNPIVGSIGLLMGRGALLAFIMVLFVLPAMLLVFDKVIKKTTYKANYYEEK; encoded by the coding sequence ATGATAAATTTAGCAGCATGGATCATAAAGCATAAGAAAGCTGTGTTGATTGCGTTTATGCTGGTGACGATCCTGTCAACGGTTGCGCAGTTTTTTGTGAAGGTCAATTATAATATGGTCGATTATTTGCCCGATGATGCCCAGTCGACACAGGCCATGGACATCATGGAAAAGGAGTTCACGGGTGACGTTCCTGATACGCGGGTCATGGTTACGGGTGTGACGATACAGGAGGCACTCGAATTTAAAGAAAAGCTGGAGAACATTGACGGAGTATCGGATGTGATCTGGCTGGATGATATGGTCGATCTGAAGACGCCTTTGGAAGTGGCGGACAAGGAGACGGTCGAGAATTACTATAATGATCAGAATGCGCTGTTTTCCATCAGTGTCGCTACCGGCGATGAGGTCCGGATCACCGATGAAATCTATGAGCTAATCGGTAGTGATGGTGCGATTGCCGGTGAAGCGGCCAATACGGCAAGTTCTCAGAAAATGGCCGGAAGTGAATCGATGTACGCAGGGATGTTACTGGTTCCCCTCATTATTTTGATTCTGGTCGTCTCAACGACTTCGTGGATCGAACCGCTGTTCTTCCTGACTGCGATCGGGGTGTCGGTCCTCATCAACCTGGGAACGAATATCTTCCTTGGGGAGGTTTCCTTCGTCACCCAGTCGGTTGCTCCGATCCTGCAGCTGGCGGTGTCCCTGGATTATGCGGTATTCCTGCTTCACAGCTTCTCCGATTACCGGAAAGTGACGGATGATCCTGAAGAAGCGATGAAGCTTGCCATGAAGAAGTCGTTCCCGGCGATCACGGCAAGTGCGGCAACGACGTTCTTCGGATTTATCGCCCTTACATTCATGGAGTTTCAAATCGGATCGGATCTCGGGGTGAACCTCGTGAAGGGGATCGTCCTGAGCTTCATCAGTGTGATGGTGTTCCTGCCAGCACTGACGTTAGTTTTCTATAAATGGATGGATAAGACGAAACATAAGAGTTTTGTTCCAAGCTTCGCGGGTATCGGGAATAAGGTGCTGAAACTGAAGGTACCGAGCCTGATCTTTGTATTTGCCATTTTGGTTCCTGCCTTCCTGGGGCAAACGAATACGTCATTCATTTACGGGTCAGGTGAGCAGCCGGAAAACACCCGTGTCGGGAGTGACTTCAAGAAGGTGGAGGAGACATTTGGTGAGACGACACCGATCGTTCTTTTAGTTCCAAAAGGAGATACGGCCAAAGAAAAGGAGCTCGTGGAGGACATCGAATCCCTTGATTATGTGACTGGAGTCATGGCGTATGTTAACCAGGTTGGCTCTGAGATCCCTCCTGAGTACCTGGATAAATCGATCACCGATGAATTCTACTCTGAAAATTACAGCCGGATCGTCATTAATACGAATCAGGGTACGGAAGGAGAGGTTCCTTTTTCAATCGTAGAGAAGGTGGAAGAAGCGGCGGCGGATTATTACGGGGATAAAGCTCTGGCGCTTGGGGAGAGCGTGACGCTTTATGACATCAAGAATACCGTCAAAAAGGATAATGTGGTCGTGAATGTGCTGACAGTCGTGACGATTGCCCTTGTGCTTCTGTTCAGCTTTAAATCGATTACGATTCCGGTGGTGCTGCTCATCACGATTGAAGCGGCCGTATGGATCAATCTGTCGATTCCATATTTCACGAATACACCACTCGTATTTGTAGGCTACTTGATCATCAGTACCGTACAGCTTGCCGCGACGGTCGATTATGGGATTTTATTCACAGAGGCTTATACCCATTATCGAAAGGAAATGCCTGCTAAAGAAGCAATGGTGAGAACCCTGGATGAGAAGACATTCTCGATTTCGATTTCGGCAGCGATCCTTTCGAGTGTCGGCTTTATTTTGTGGATCACCTCCTCCAATCCGATCGTTGGATCCATCGGTCTATTGATGGGCAGGGGGGCGCTGCTAGCCTTTATCATGGTCCTCTTTGTCCTGCCGGCGATGCTGTTGGTATTCGATAAAGTCATTAAGAAAACAACGTATAAAGCAAATTATTATGAGGAGAAATGA
- a CDS encoding TetR/AcrR family transcriptional regulator gives MNSKMDRRKKYTRMVLKDSLLKLLQDKSISSITIKEICETADINRSTYYAHYSNQYELLEAIEEEFIEDLTVTLSQYNFSKEEEALQMTEKLFEYIADKSDICEALLSENSDMYFLKKGMIITHEFIFKNWITDSRIDQETYEYINMFMVSGSIHVIKNWVENGMDKTPEEMAGILHRFINRGLSGVR, from the coding sequence TTGAACTCAAAAATGGACCGACGAAAAAAATATACACGCATGGTTTTAAAGGACAGCCTCTTGAAACTACTGCAGGATAAATCAATCTCAAGCATCACCATCAAAGAAATCTGCGAAACAGCAGACATCAACCGATCCACCTATTATGCCCACTACTCAAATCAATACGAACTGCTCGAAGCAATCGAAGAAGAATTCATCGAGGACCTGACCGTCACACTGAGCCAATACAACTTTTCAAAAGAAGAAGAAGCCCTCCAAATGACCGAAAAACTATTCGAATACATCGCCGACAAAAGCGACATCTGCGAGGCACTTCTCAGCGAGAACAGCGATATGTACTTTCTCAAAAAAGGCATGATCATCACCCATGAATTCATCTTCAAAAACTGGATCACCGACAGCAGGATCGATCAAGAAACCTATGAATACATCAATATGTTCATGGTGAGCGGAAGCATTCACGTCATTAAAAACTGGGTGGAGAATGGCATGGATAAGACGCCTGAAGAGATGGCGGGGATCTTGCACCGGTTTATTAATCGGGGGTTGTCGGGGGTGAGGTAG
- a CDS encoding YdbC family protein, translating to MMMIKVITCKVSEERKEDFFEEQKIWKALSPLNGFLGQVGGWSDQDPSTACIFAFWENEEAYQYFMDNVHDEILLHSNQSSTYKSIDVSLYEESFTVPGSEKKITHVLEKAKYVRVARALVKPGHADHFIDMQKTIWNPGMSAAEGFLGGSFAISKKRVRDFLVFTCWGNERFHQKYVEKHFPALVKETKMQTDVQEIMGEEVVLEEAWRVLPFNNGG from the coding sequence ATGATGATGATTAAAGTGATTACGTGTAAAGTGAGCGAGGAAAGGAAGGAAGATTTTTTCGAAGAACAGAAAATTTGGAAAGCGCTGAGTCCGCTGAACGGATTTTTGGGTCAGGTTGGTGGGTGGAGTGATCAGGACCCTTCTACAGCCTGTATTTTTGCTTTTTGGGAAAATGAAGAAGCCTATCAGTATTTTATGGATAATGTACATGACGAAATCCTTCTCCATTCAAATCAATCGAGTACCTATAAGTCTATAGATGTATCATTATATGAGGAGAGTTTTACGGTCCCTGGTTCGGAAAAAAAGATAACTCATGTTTTAGAGAAAGCTAAATATGTTCGAGTGGCCAGGGCACTAGTGAAACCTGGACATGCAGATCATTTTATTGACATGCAAAAGACGATTTGGAATCCAGGAATGAGCGCAGCTGAAGGGTTTCTTGGGGGATCGTTTGCTATTTCTAAAAAGAGAGTGAGAGATTTTCTGGTGTTTACCTGTTGGGGAAATGAGAGATTCCATCAAAAATATGTGGAAAAGCATTTTCCAGCTTTAGTTAAGGAAACCAAAATGCAAACCGATGTGCAGGAGATTATGGGGGAAGAAGTTGTACTTGAAGAAGCGTGGCGAGTACTTCCCTTCAATAATGGTGGTTAA
- a CDS encoding zinc-binding dehydrogenase, translated as MKAVIQNEFGKSDVLVFADVKCPEITDDEVLIKTAFTSVNYADIKSRKGTKVEGNFPFTLGLDVTGTIVRAAKSSTFSVGDRVIAFPIGGSYAEYVKANQQLVFKIPDSLPLEQAAAMPTVSILSYLLLHEVGQVKKSDTIVIHSAAGGVGSMLVQLAKLAGVETIIATVGNIRKENYVKNLGADFVCTYDSFKEEVLTSTCDQGANVIFDSVAGEVTSRSLECLGLYGTLVQFGNSSGKAGTFKTSDVHSSCRNVKGFSLGTTRKHRPGLLAPVADQVIKLFASKKVILPVAQIFELRDAAKAHELIESRDYEGKVLIKV; from the coding sequence ATGAAAGCAGTTATTCAAAATGAGTTCGGAAAATCAGATGTACTTGTATTCGCTGATGTGAAATGCCCGGAAATAACGGATGATGAAGTGTTGATAAAAACCGCATTTACCAGTGTGAATTATGCAGATATCAAGTCACGGAAAGGTACTAAAGTAGAGGGGAACTTCCCCTTCACTCTTGGATTGGATGTTACGGGAACCATTGTGAGGGCGGCAAAATCGTCTACCTTTTCCGTCGGTGACCGTGTCATCGCCTTTCCCATAGGTGGCTCATACGCAGAATATGTGAAGGCAAATCAACAATTGGTGTTCAAAATCCCTGACAGTCTTCCTCTTGAACAGGCTGCTGCCATGCCGACCGTATCAATCTTGTCTTACCTTCTCTTACATGAAGTCGGTCAAGTGAAAAAGAGCGATACGATCGTCATCCATAGTGCTGCCGGTGGCGTAGGTTCTATGCTTGTACAACTAGCAAAACTTGCTGGGGTAGAAACGATCATTGCAACAGTGGGGAACATTCGGAAAGAAAACTATGTGAAGAACTTAGGTGCAGATTTCGTTTGTACATACGACTCTTTTAAAGAGGAAGTCCTTACGAGCACATGTGATCAAGGAGCAAATGTCATTTTCGATTCAGTAGCAGGTGAAGTCACTTCCAGGAGTCTCGAGTGTTTGGGTCTATATGGAACCCTTGTTCAATTCGGCAACAGCAGTGGAAAAGCCGGTACCTTTAAAACAAGCGATGTTCATAGTTCCTGCAGAAATGTAAAAGGCTTCAGCTTAGGAACGACCAGGAAACATCGACCGGGACTTTTGGCTCCTGTTGCTGATCAGGTAATAAAGTTATTTGCCTCCAAGAAAGTCATCCTGCCCGTCGCACAGATCTTTGAATTGAGAGATGCAGCAAAAGCGCATGAATTGATAGAGAGTCGTGATTATGAGGGGAAAGTGCTGATTAAGGTATAA